From a region of the Saccharomyces cerevisiae S288C chromosome IX, complete sequence genome:
- the FAF1 gene encoding Faf1p (Protein required for pre-rRNA processing; also required for 40S ribosomal subunit assembly) has translation MTLDDDDYIKQMELQRKAFESQFGSLESMGFEDKTKNIRTEVDTRDSSGDEIDNSDHGSDFKDGTIESSNSSDEDSGNETAEENNQDSKPKTQPKVIRFNGPSDVYVPPSKKTQKLLRSGKTLTQINKKLESTEAKEEKEDETLEAENLQNDLELQQFLRESHLLSAFNNGGSGSTNSGVSLTLQSMGGGNDDGIVYQDDQVIGKARSRTLEMRLNRLSRVNGHQDKINKLEKVPMHIRRGMIDKHVKRIKKYEQEAAEGGIVLSKVKKGQFRKIESTYKKDIERRIGGSIKARDKEKATKRERGLKISSVGRSTRNGLIVSKRDIARISGGERSGKFNGKKKSRR, from the coding sequence ATGACCcttgatgatgacgactatataaaacaaatggagcttcaaagaaaagcttttgaaagtcAGTTCGGATCTTTAGAGTCCATGGGGTTCGaagataaaacaaaaaatatacgAACTGAAGTAGATACCAGAGACAGTTCAGGTGATGAAATTGACAATTCCGATCATGGTAGTGATTTCAAGGATGGTACTATAGAAAGTTCTAATTCTTCTGATGAAGATAGCGGTAACGAAACCGcggaagaaaataatcaaGATTCCAAACCGAAAACTCAACCAAAGGTCATTAGATTCAACGGGCCTAGTGACGTTTATGTTCCTCCAAGTAAGAAGACACAGAAACTTTTGAGAAGCGGCAAAACTTTAACtcaaataaacaaaaaattggagAGTACTGAAGccaaggaagaaaaagaagatgagaCTTTGGAGGCGgaaaatttacaaaacGACCTGGAGTTGCAGCAATTTCTGAGAGAGTCTCACTTATTGAGCGCTTTCAATAACGGTGGAAGTGGTTCTACAAACAGTGGTGTATCGTTGACTCTACAGAGTATGGGTGGTGGAAATGATGATGGCATAGTATACCAGGATGATCAAGTTATTGGGAAGGCCAGATCGCGTACACTCGAAATGAGACTGAATAGACTCTCAAGGGTGAATGGTCATCAGgacaaaataaataagcTGGAAAAAGTACCCATGCATATTAGAAGAGGAATGATCGACAAGCACGTCAAGAGAATCAAAAAATACGAACAAGAAGCTGCAGAAGGTGGAATTGTTCTATCCAAAGTGAAAAAGGGACAAttcagaaaaattgaatctACATACAAGAAAGATATCGAGAGGCGTATCGGGGGAAGCATTAAGGCCAgggataaagaaaaagctaCCAAAAGGGAACGTGGTTTGAAGATCAGTAGTGTAGGCAGATCGACGAGGAATGGACTGATTGTATCCAAAAGAGATATTGCTCGTATCAGTGGAGGCGAGAGGAGTGGTAAATTTAATggcaaaaagaaatccCGTCGCTAG
- the RPL2B gene encoding 60S ribosomal protein uL2 RPL2B (Ribosomal 60S subunit protein L2B; homologous to mammalian ribosomal protein L2 and bacterial L2; RPL2B has a paralog, RPL2A, that arose from the whole genome duplication; expression is upregulated at low temperatures): MGRVIRNQRKGAGSIFTSHTRLRQGAAKLRTLDYAERHGYIRGIVKQIVHDSGRGAPLAKVVFRDPYKYRLREEIFIANEGVHTGQFIYAGKKASLNVGNVLPLGSVPEGTIVSNVEEKPGDRGALARASGNYVIIIGHNPDENKTRVRLPSGAKKVISSDARGVIGVIAGGGRVDKPLLKAGRAFHKYRLKRNSWPKTRGVAMNPVDHPHGGGNHQHIGKASTISRGAVSGQKAGLIAARRTGLLRGSQKTQD; the protein is encoded by the exons ATGG GTAGAGTTATTCGTAACCAAAGAAAGGGTGCTGGTTCTATCTTCACCTCTCACACCAGATTAAGACAAGGTGCTGCCAAGTTGAGAACTTTGGACTATGCTGAACGTCATGGTTACATCCGTGGTATCGTTAAGCAAATTGTCCACGACTCCGGTAGAGGTGCTCCATTGGCCAAGGTTGTTTTCCGTGACCCATACAAGTACAGATTACGTGAAGAAATCTTCATTGCTAACGAAGGTGTTCACACTGGTCAATTCATTTACGCTGGTAAAAAGGCTTCTTTGAACGTCGGTAACGTCTTGCCATTGGGTTCTGTCCCAGAAGGTACCATTGTCTCCAACGTTGAAGAAAAGCCAGGTGACAGAGGTGCCCTAGCCAGAGCTTCTGGTAACTACGTTATCATCATTGGTCACAACCCagatgaaaacaaaaccAGAGTCAGATTACCATCCGGTGCCAAGAAGGTTATCTCTTCTGACGCCAGAGGTGTCATCGGTGTCATTGCCGGTGGTGGTAGAGTTGACAAACCATTGTTGAAGGCTGGTCGTGCTTTCCACAAGTACAGATTGAAGAGAAACTCTTGGCCAAAGACCCGTGGTGTTGCCATGAATCCAGTTGATCACCCTCACGGTGGTGGTAACCATCAACATATTGGTAAGGCTTCTACTATCTCTAGAGGTGCCGTTTCTGGTCAAAAGGCTGGTTTGATTGCTGCCAGAAGAACCGGTTTACTACGTGGTTCTCAAAAGACCCAAGATTAa
- the VID28 gene encoding glucose-induced degradation complex subunit VID28 (GID Complex subunit, serves as adaptor for regulatory subunit Vid24p; protein involved in proteasome-dependent catabolite degradation of fructose-1,6-bisphosphatase (FBPase); localized to the nucleus and the cytoplasm), giving the protein MTVAYSLENLKKISNSLVGDQLAKVDYFLAPKCQIFQCLLSIEQSDGVELKNAKLDLLYTLLHLEPQQRDIVGTYYFDIVSAIYKSMSLASSFTKNNSSTNYKYIKLLNLCAGVYPNCGFPDLQYLQNGFIQLVNHKFLRSKCKIDEVVTIIELLKLFLLVDEKNCSDFNKSKFMEEEREVTETSHYQDFKMAESLEHIIVKISSKYLDQISLKYIVRLKVSRPASPSSVKNDPFDNKGVDCTRAIPKKINISNMYDSSLLSLALLLYLRYHYMIPGDRKLRNDATFKMFVLGLLKSNDVNIRCVALKFLLQPYFTEDKKWEDTRTLEKILPYLVKSFNYDPLPWWFDPFDMLDSLIVLYNEITPMNNPVLTTLAHTNVIFCILSRFAQCLSLPQHNEATLKTTTKFIKICASFAASDEKYRLLLLNDTLLLNHLEYGLESHITLIQDFISLKDEIKETTTESHSMCLPPIYDHDFVAAWLLLLKSFSRSVSALRTTLKRNKIAQLLLQILSKTYTLTKECYFAGQDFMKPEIMIMGITLGSICNFVVEFSNLQSFMLRNGIIDIIEKMLTDPLFNSKKAWDDNEDERRIALQGIPVHEVKANSLWVLRHLMYNCQNEEKFQLLAKIPMNLILDFINDPCWAVQAQCFQLLRNLTCNSRKIVNILLEKFKDVEYKIDPQTGNKISIGSTYLFEFLAKKMRLLNPLDTQQKKAMEGILYIIVNLAAVNENKKQLVIEQDEILNIMSEILVETTTDSSSNGNDSNLKLACLWVLNNLLWNSSVSHYTQYAIENGLEPGHSPSDSENPQSTVTIGYNESVAGGYSRGKYYDEPDGDDSSSNANDDEDDDNDEGDDEGDEFVRTPAAKGSTSNVQVTRATVERCRKLVEVGLYDLVRKNITDESLSVREKARTLLYHMDLLLKVK; this is encoded by the coding sequence ATGACGGTGGCTTATTCCCTAGAGAATCTCAAAAAGATTAGTAATTCCCTGGTGGGAGACCAGTTGGCTAAGGTAGATTACTTTTTGGCTCCAAAGTGCcagatttttcaatgtttgTTGTCCATTGAGCAAAGTGACGGTGTAGAGTTAAAAAATGCGAAATTAGATCTGCTATATACCCTTTTACATCTAGAACCGCAACAAAGGGATATAGTAGGCACATATTACTTTGATATTGTGTCCGCAATCTATAAGTCCATGAGTTTGGCAAGCAGTTTTACTAAAAATAATTCTTCGACAAACTATAAGTACATAAAGCTTCTAAATTTGTGTGCAGGAGTTTATCCAAATTGCGGATTCCCAGACTTGCAATACCTCCAGAACGGGTTCATCCAGTTAGTCAACCATAAATTTTTGAGGAGCAAATGTAAAATTGATGAGGTGGTCACGATTATTGAATTATTGAAGTTGTTTTTACTTGTGGACGAGAAAAATTGCAGCGACTTCAACAAGAGCAAGTTTATGGAGGAAGAGAGAGAAGTGACAGAAACTTCACACTACCAAGATTTTAAAATGGCAGAATCCCTTGAACACATAATAGTTAAAATATCATCGAAGTACTTGGACCAAATAAGCCTCAAGTATATAGTGAGGCTAAAAGTATCCAGGCCAGCGTCACCATCCAGCGTCAAGAACGATCCGTTTGACAATAAAGGGGTCGACTGCACCCGTGCCATAcctaaaaaaatcaatatctCAAACATGTATGATTCTAGTTTACTCTCATTGGCACTCCTTCTATATCTAAGATATCATTATATGATACCGGGTGATAGGAAACTGCGGAATGATGCGACGTTCAAGATGTTCGTTCTGGGTCTTTTGAAGAGTAATGACGTTAACATTAGGTGCGTGGCCCTGAAGTTTTTGTTACAACCGTACTTTACAGAGGATAAGAAATGGGAAGATACGCGTACACTCGAGAAAATACTACCCTATTTAGTTAAGTCATTTAATTATGACCCGTTGCCTTGGTGGTTTGATCCATTCGATATGCTGGATTCATTGATTGTGTTGTATAATGAAATTACTCCAATGAATAATCCTGTGCTCACCACGCTAGCTCATACAAACGTTATATTTTGCATTCTATCCCGTTTTGCGCAGTGTCTTTCTCTACCACAACACAATGAAGCtactttgaaaacaactacaaaattcattaaaataTGTGCGTCATTTGCAGCATCGGACGAAAAATACCGTCTTTTACTGTTGAATGACACATTGTTGTTGAATCATTTAGAATACGGGTTGGAATCCCACATTACTTTGATACAGGATTTTATATCTTTGAAAGATGAGATAAAGGAAACAACTACGGAAAGTCATTCTATGTGTTTACCCCCAATATATGATCACGATTTCGTGGCAGCTTGGTTACTATTGTTGAAATCATTCTCGAGAAGTGTTTCAGCGCTTAGGACGACGTTGaagagaaataaaattgCACAGCTGCTTTTACAGATACTAAGTAAAACATATACGTTGACCAAGGAATGCTATTTTGCTGGACAAGATTTTATGAAACCGGAAATTATGATTATGGGCATTACTCTGGGTAGTATTTGTAACTTCGTGGTGGAGTTCTCTAATTTACAGTCATTTATGCTGAGAAACGGTATAATCGATATAATTGAAAAGATGTTAACAGATCCATTGTTTAACTCAAAAAAAGCCTGGGAcgataatgaagatgaaagaaGGATTGCATTGCAAGGCATACCTGTGCATGAAGTGAAGGCAAACTCTTTATGGGTACTAAGGCATCTAATGTACAATTGCCAGAATGAAGAGAAGTTTCAGCTTTTGGCCAAAATCCCGATGAATTTAATTTTGGATTTTATTAATGATCCATGTTGGGCAGTACAAGCCCAATGTTTTCAGTTGCTCAGAAATTTGACTTGTAATTCAAGGAAAATTgtaaatattcttttggaaaaatttaaagatgTAGAATACAAGATCGATCCTCAAACAGGTAATAAAATTAGCATCGGCTCAACGTATCTTTTCGAATTTCTTGCAAAGAAGATGAGGCTTTTAAATCCATTAGACACTcaacaaaagaaagcaatGGAAGGCATCCTATATATTATCGTGAATCTAGCGGCAGTCAATGAGAATAAAAAGCAGCTAGTCATCGAACAAGACGAAATATTGAACATTATGAGTGAAATATTGGTAGAAACAACGACTGATAGTTCAAGTAATGGTAATGACAGCAATCTGAAATTGGCATGCCTCTGGGTACTCAATAACTTACTTTGGAATTCATCAGTTTCACATTATACCCAATATGCAATTGAAAATGGTCTGGAACCAGGGCATTCACCAAGTGATTCAGAAAACCCTCAATCTACGGTGACAATCGGGTATAATGAATCAGTGGCTGGTGGATATTCTAGGGGGAAATACTACGATGAGCCAGATGGCGATGATAGCAGTAGCAATGCgaatgatgatgaagatgacgataATGATGAGGGTGATGATGAAGGCGATGAGTTCGTTCGCACCCCGGCTGCAAAAGGTAGTACATCAAATGTACAAGTAACACGTGCCACGGTGGAAAGATGTAGAAAACTCGTGGAGGTAGGATTATACGATCTGgttagaaaaaatattacaGACGAATCATTATCTGTCAGGGAAAAGGCCAGAACGTTACTATATCACATGGACctgcttttgaaagttaaATGA